One Cucumis sativus cultivar 9930 chromosome 1, Cucumber_9930_V3, whole genome shotgun sequence DNA segment encodes these proteins:
- the LOC101213743 gene encoding phospholipase A1-Igamma3, chloroplastic, producing MSMATTSSLLHFSTIPIPIFTKLPKYHLVHTNMMNNNNNSLFSTKPTFSIHYFNFTLPTSKCSSSLPSLTTMEDQEDEDQDDDEAITVETNNNFPPLSEIWRDIQGMNNWEALLDPLNLHLRKEIIRYGEFSQACYDSFDFDPHSKYCGTCKYQASHFFNKLLMPDPGYNITRYLYATSNINLPNFFKKSKFTRDESRDFSNRVWSQHANWMGYVAVATDADEIKRLGRRDIVIAWRGTVTYLEWIHDLKDILRPAGFIPDDTSVKIESGFYDLYTMKEENCNYCGFSAREQILAEVKRLVEKYCKLGGEEISITVTGHSLGAALALITAYDIAEMKLNIVARGGSSAVAVPITVYSFAGPRVGNLKFKERCEELGVKVLRVINVHDKVPMVPGIIANEKLQFQKYLEEAIAFPWSCAHVGTELALDHTHSPFLMSTSDLGCAHNLEAYLHLIDGYHGKGRKFRLETKRDIALVNKSCDFLRKEYGVPPCWRQDENKGMVRNNEGRWVVPDRPRLEDHPPDTAHHLQQVLKDVFGS from the exons ATGTCCATGGCTACAACTTCTTCTCTTCTACATTTTTCCACCATTCCTATTCCCATCTTCACAAAACTCCCCAAATATCACCTTGTCCATACCAACATGATgaacaataacaacaattcCCTTTTCTCCACAAAACCCACTTTTTCAATACATTACTTCAATTTCACTCTTCCAACCTCAAAATGCTCTTCATCATTACCTTCTTTAACAACAATGGAAGATcaagaagatgaagatcaagatgatgatgaagcGATAACAGtggaaacaaataataattttcctcCACTTAGTGAAATTTGGAGAGACATTCAAGGGATGAACAATTGGGAAGCCCTTCTTGACCCTTTGAATCTTCATCTTCGTAAAGAAATCATTCGTTATGGTGAATTCTCTCAAGCTTGCTATGactcttttgattttgatcctCACTCTAAGTATTGTGGCACTTGCAAGTACCAAGCTTCCCACTTCTTTAACAAGCTTCTCATGCCTGATCCCGGCTACAATATCACTAGATATCTCTACGCAACCTCCAACATCAATCTACCcaacttctttaaaaaatccaaatttacCCGTGATGAATCCAGAGACTTTTCTAACAG AGTTTGGAGTCAACATGCTAATTGGATGGGCTACGTCGCCGTTGCCACCGATGCCGATGAGATCAAACGACTTGGCCGCCGTGACATTGTCATAGCTTGGAGAGGAACTGTAACATACCTTGAATGGATCCATGACCTCAAAGACATTCTTCGACCGGCCGGTTTTATTCCAGATGACACGTCGGTTAAGATAGAGTCTGGATTCTATGATTTGTACACCATGAAAGAGGAAAATTGCAACTACTGTGGATTTTCAGCTCGTGAGCAGATTTTAGCTGAAGTTAAACGACTTGTGGAGAAGTATTGCAAATTGGGAGGAGAAGAAATTAGCATCACCGTTACTGGCCATAGTCTTGGAGCTGCTTTGGCTTTGATTACAGCCTATGACATTGCTGAGATGAAGCTGAACATTGTCGCCAGAGGAGGTAGCAGTGCCGTGGCAGTTCCGATCACTGTCTATTCATTTGCTGGTCCTCGGGTGGGGAATCTCAAGTTTAAGGAACGGTGCGAGGAGCTTGGAGTTAAAGTGTTGCGAGTGATTAATGTTCATGACAAG GTTCCAATGGTACCAGGCATTATAGCCAATGAAAAGCTAcaattccaaaaatatttagaagaagCTATAGCTTTTCCTTGGAGCTGTGCTCATGTTGGCACAGAACTTGCATTGGACCACACACACAGCCCCTTTCTAATGTCGACAAGCGATCTTGGGTGTGCTCACAATCTTGAAGCTTACCTACACTTAATCGATGGGTACCACGGTAAGGGGCGAAAGTTTCGACTAGAGACAAAGAGAGACATAGCTTTAGTGAACAAGAGTTGTGACTTTTTGAGAAAGGAGTACGGTGTGCCACCGTGTTGGCGACAAGACGAAAATAAAGGGATGGTTAGAAACAATGAAGGGCGGTGGGTGGTGCCAGATAGACCGAGGCTAGAGGATCATCCGCCTGATACTGCACACCACCTTCAACAAGTGCTCAAAGATGTTTTTGGTTCATAG
- the LOC101213989 gene encoding uncharacterized protein LOC101213989 — translation MSSPLSMNSTIAKFRTKLSSISQGDVCKVLAFLGLTLFMIYVFIFSPPNYQPSDLLTTLKQKFPIINTSPLSTSLSLTDPPTNASHIMFSIVGSMNTWKYKRYYSESWWRPNVTRGHVFLDRSPSAEFLPWSDSSAPFRVNEDIRGFAVYPRIKWPDQVRIFRTVMESFREGDKDTRWFVMTDDDTIIFVDNLVKTLGKYDHKKHWYIGMNSECVKSNFDFSFDMAFGGAGYALSYPLAALVAKRLDGCIERYPHLRVSDQMLFFCLSDLGFTITHEIGFHQIDLRGDASGYLSYHPQTPLLSLHHIDLINPIYPNMDRPAAIRHLMKAGAVDQSRLLQQTICYHRPLNWTFSMSWGYSAHIYEAIMSRNYLKRPLETFAPFERTHAPVFMFNTRWGVLDNPCEAPHVLFFESIERDGEDRIVTTYLRKWARNLPSCASSGNHSAESISKIRVFSSAKIPLEAGGAECCDVRMLDANVTEVNYRPCYSGEVMA, via the exons ATGTCTTCTCCACTATCAATGAACTCCACCATAGCAAAGTTTCGAACCAAACTTTCTTCAATATCTCAAGGAGATGTTTGCAAAGTTTTGGCATTCTTAGGACTAACCTTGTTTATGATCTatgttttcatcttttcacCTCCAAACTACCAACCATCTGATCTTCTTACAACcctcaaacaaaaatttccaATAATCAACACTTCTCCATTGTCAACATCTCTGTCGCTCACCGATCCTCCAACTAATGCCTCCCACATTATGTTCAGCATCGTTGGGTCAATGAACACATGGAAGTACAAGAGATATTATAGCGAGTCATGGTGGCGACCCAATGTAACTCGTGGCCATGTCTTCTTGGATCGATCACCTTCTGCCGAGTTCCTTCCATGGTCGGATTCCTCTGCTCCATTTCGAGTCAACGAAGATATCAGAGGCTTTGCAGTGTACCCAAGAATCAAATGGCCAGATCAG GTGAGGATTTTTCGAACGGTGATGGAGTCATTTAGAGAAGGTGACAAAGACACGAGATGGTTCGTAATGACAGATGACGATACAATAATATTTGTAGATAATTTAGTGAAGACATTAGGAAAGTATGATCACAAGAAACATTGGTACATTGGGATGAACTCAGAGTGTGTGAAGTCAAACTTCGATTTCTCCTTTGATATGGCTTTTGGAGGAGCTGGTTATGCTTTGAGTTACCCACTTGCTGCTTTGGTAGCAAAAAGGTTGGATGGTTGCATTGAGAGATATCCCCATTTAAGGGTTAGTGATCAAATGTTGTTCTTCTGTTTGTCTGATTTGGGATTCACTATTACTCATGAAATCGGGTTTCATCAG ATTGATCTACGAGGTGATGCATCAGGTTATCTATCATACCATCCACAAACCCCCCTCCTCTCCCTCCATCACATAGACCTAATCAATCCCATCTATCCAAACATGGACCGTCCCGCGGCGATCAGACATTTGATGAAAGCGGGAGCGGTCGACCAGTCCCGACTACTTCAACAAACGATATGCTACCACCGTCCCTTAAATTGGACATTTTCAATGTCATGGGGTTACTCAGCCCACATCTATGAGGCCATAATGTCTAGAAATTATTTGAAGAGACCATTGGAGACATTTGCACCATTTGAAAGAACTCATGCTCCCGTTTTCATGTTCAACACAAGGTGGGGAGTTCTTGATAACCCATGTGAAGCTCCTCATGTGTTGTTTTTTGAGTCCATTGAAAGAGATGGAGAAGATAGGATTGTTACTACTTATTTGAGGAAATGGGCACGTAACCTCCCTTCTTGTGCTTCTTCTGGCAACCACTCTGCTGAATCCATTTCCAAGATTAGGGTTTTTTCTTCTGCCAAGATCCCTTTAGAG GCAGGAGGAGCAGAGTGTTGTGATGTAAGAATGTTGGACGCCAATGTTACTGAAGTGAATTATAGACCTTGTTATAGTGGGGAAGTCATGGCTTAA